The genomic window GTATTGGATGGAATTGTAAAAGATTTATTCCTCTTCGGATTGGAACTTCTCACAAGCTTGTGGGATTTTCCCTTCTTCTAATTCAGCACAGGAAAACGCAGCCATTTCCTTTGTACATTGTTTCATGTCTTCTATGTCTTGTTTGGTGAGTTTTCTGGTTGGTTTTTCGTTACTTGGTTTTTGGCCTTCAACAATGTATTGTTTGTAACGAGATTCGCAGACATTTCCATTCACAAATTGTGATTCAACCATCTTCCTTTGTTCTGGTGGAAGGTCTTTTAATTTTTCTTTCATACATTCCGAAGTTTTCGCACACA from Leptospira paudalimensis includes these protein-coding regions:
- a CDS encoding LA_2478/LA_2722/LA_4182 family protein → MKNISLFLFLCFPLMITSQTLKDAKEFQALSKKMCAKTSECMKEKLKDLPPEQRKMVESQFVNGNVCESRYKQYIVEGQKPSNEKPTRKLTKQDIEDMKQCTKEMAAFSCAELEEGKIPQACEKFQSEEE